From the genome of Streptomyces sp. NBC_01116, one region includes:
- a CDS encoding gamma-glutamyl-gamma-aminobutyrate hydrolase family protein: MSRPVIGISTYQDQARWGVWEMPAVLLPAGYPRLVRAAGGLAVLLPPDDARDAARDTVAALDGLVIAGGADVEPARYGAVADPRTGPPARERDAWELALIRAAIEGEVPLLGICRGMQLLNVALGGTLHQHLDDHTGGTGVFGSHPVTPVPGTAYADAVPETAVVPAYHHQAVDRLGGGLVASAHAPDGTVEALELPGHASLVLGVQWHPEMGEDTRVMALLVRAAGVRSRRIRRTPDRRSRAPRTPVS, from the coding sequence ATGTCCCGGCCCGTCATCGGCATCAGCACCTACCAGGACCAGGCCCGCTGGGGCGTGTGGGAGATGCCCGCGGTGCTGCTGCCCGCCGGCTATCCCCGCCTCGTCCGGGCGGCGGGCGGGCTCGCCGTGCTGCTGCCGCCCGACGACGCGCGGGACGCGGCCCGGGACACCGTCGCCGCCCTGGACGGGCTGGTGATCGCCGGGGGAGCGGATGTCGAACCGGCGCGCTACGGGGCGGTCGCCGATCCCCGTACCGGCCCCCCGGCCCGCGAACGCGACGCCTGGGAGCTGGCGTTGATCCGCGCGGCGATCGAAGGGGAGGTGCCGCTGCTCGGCATCTGCCGGGGCATGCAGCTGCTGAACGTCGCCCTCGGCGGCACCCTGCACCAGCACCTGGACGACCACACCGGCGGCACCGGCGTCTTCGGCAGCCACCCGGTGACCCCCGTGCCCGGCACCGCGTACGCGGACGCCGTCCCGGAGACCGCCGTGGTGCCCGCCTACCACCACCAGGCGGTCGACCGGCTCGGCGGCGGCCTGGTCGCCTCCGCCCACGCACCCGACGGGACCGTGGAGGCCCTGGAACTCCCCGGGCACGCGAGCCTGGTGCTCGGCGTCCAGTGGCACCCGGAGATGGGCGAGGACACCCGGGTCATGGCCTTGCTGGTCCGGGCGGCCGGGGTGCGGTCCCGCCGGATCCGTCGAACCCCGGACCGGAGAAGTCGGGCCCCGCGAACGCCGGTGAGCTGA
- a CDS encoding FadR/GntR family transcriptional regulator: MAGATVTATGGGAATDRLDSVLRPVRAGNGFEEALEQVLQLLRLGLVPPGERLPSERELSQHLRISRVTLREVLKVLQDQGMVESRRGRYGGTFVLPRTAAPDGSDELRRRIAAVDVEDTLRFREVLEAGAAGLCAEGLTADGGAGLRAALDATQGARLEDYRRQDTLLHLTLAELSGSRTLAAQYAAVRATLNELLDCIPLLVRNLEHSQQQHAAVVEAVLDRDADAAREMMREHCGGTAALLRGFLA, from the coding sequence GTGGCCGGCGCGACCGTGACCGCGACCGGGGGCGGCGCCGCGACCGACCGGCTGGACTCCGTGCTGCGGCCCGTCCGCGCGGGCAACGGCTTCGAGGAGGCGCTGGAGCAGGTCCTCCAGCTGCTGCGCCTGGGGCTGGTCCCGCCCGGCGAACGGCTGCCCTCCGAACGCGAGTTGTCCCAGCACCTGAGGATCAGCAGGGTGACGCTGCGCGAGGTCCTCAAGGTCCTCCAGGACCAGGGCATGGTCGAGAGCCGCCGGGGCCGCTACGGAGGAACGTTCGTCCTGCCGCGCACCGCCGCCCCCGACGGCAGCGACGAACTGCGCCGCCGCATCGCCGCCGTCGACGTGGAGGACACCCTGCGCTTCCGCGAGGTGCTGGAGGCCGGAGCCGCGGGCCTGTGCGCCGAAGGGCTCACGGCGGACGGCGGGGCCGGGCTGCGGGCCGCGCTCGACGCGACGCAGGGGGCCAGGCTGGAGGACTACCGCCGTCAGGACACCCTGCTCCACCTCACGCTCGCCGAACTCTCCGGCTCCCGCACGCTCGCCGCCCAGTACGCCGCGGTCCGGGCCACCCTCAACGAACTGCTCGACTGCATCCCGCTGCTGGTGCGCAACCTGGAGCACTCCCAGCAGCAGCACGCGGCCGTCGTCGAGGCGGTGCTCGACCGGGACGCGGACGCGGCCCGCGAGATGATGCGCGAGCACTGCGGAGGCACGGCGGCCCTGCTGCGCGGCTTCCTCGCCTGA
- the eat gene encoding ethanolamine permease, which translates to MAQGTETPAGPPGDASPGVSGTDAYLHRRTLRRGSAGWLLLTGLGVAYVVSGDFSGWNIGLSKGGFGGLAAAMVLMGVMYACLVFALAELSAILPTAGGGYGFARRALGTWGGFLTGTAILIEYILAPAAIALFIGDYVESLGLFGLTSGWPVYLACFAIFIGIHLWGVGEALRFSLVVTAIAVAALLIFAVGAFTEFDAGRLNDIPADASAFGSSSWLPFGLLGIWAAFPFGMWFFLGVEGVPLAAEEAKDPVRSMPKALAISLVVLVFLAVITFVSATGAQGANAIKEAGNPLVVALQGTGEPTALSRFVNYAGLAGLVASFFSLIFAGSRQLFALSRAGYLPRFLSLTNRRKSPYPGLLIPGVIGFALAAWSGNGGRMLNVAVFGATISYALMALSHLVLRRREPELPRPYRTPGGALTSSVAFVLACSALVATFLVDRDAAFIALGVYAVALAYFAFYSRHRLVAGAPEEEFAALAAAEAELARD; encoded by the coding sequence ATGGCTCAGGGAACCGAAACACCCGCCGGACCACCCGGTGACGCGAGCCCGGGGGTGTCCGGCACGGACGCGTATCTGCACCGCAGGACCCTGCGCCGGGGCAGCGCCGGCTGGCTCCTGCTGACCGGGCTCGGCGTCGCCTACGTCGTCTCCGGCGACTTCTCCGGCTGGAACATCGGCCTGTCCAAGGGCGGCTTCGGCGGACTCGCCGCGGCCATGGTCCTGATGGGGGTCATGTACGCCTGCCTGGTCTTCGCGTTGGCCGAACTCTCCGCCATCCTGCCCACGGCGGGCGGCGGTTACGGCTTCGCCCGGCGGGCGCTCGGGACCTGGGGCGGCTTCCTCACCGGCACGGCGATCCTCATCGAGTACATCCTCGCGCCCGCCGCGATCGCGCTGTTCATCGGTGACTACGTCGAATCGCTCGGCCTCTTCGGCCTCACCTCGGGCTGGCCCGTCTACCTCGCCTGTTTCGCGATCTTCATCGGCATCCACCTCTGGGGCGTCGGCGAGGCGCTCCGCTTCAGCCTGGTGGTGACCGCCATCGCGGTGGCCGCACTGCTGATCTTCGCCGTCGGCGCGTTCACCGAGTTCGACGCGGGCCGCCTCAACGACATCCCGGCGGACGCCTCCGCCTTCGGCTCCTCCTCCTGGCTGCCCTTCGGCCTCCTCGGGATCTGGGCCGCCTTCCCCTTCGGCATGTGGTTCTTCCTCGGCGTGGAAGGCGTACCGCTCGCCGCGGAGGAGGCCAAGGACCCGGTCCGCTCGATGCCGAAAGCCCTGGCCATCTCGCTCGTCGTACTGGTCTTCCTCGCCGTCATCACCTTCGTCTCCGCCACCGGCGCCCAAGGGGCCAACGCCATCAAGGAGGCCGGGAACCCGCTCGTGGTGGCCCTCCAGGGCACCGGCGAGCCCACCGCGCTGAGCCGCTTCGTCAACTACGCGGGCCTCGCGGGCCTGGTGGCCTCCTTCTTCTCCCTGATCTTCGCCGGATCCCGCCAGCTGTTCGCCCTCTCCCGGGCCGGCTACCTGCCGCGCTTCCTCTCGCTGACCAACCGGCGCAAGTCCCCCTACCCCGGCCTGCTGATCCCCGGAGTCATCGGGTTCGCGCTCGCCGCCTGGAGCGGCAACGGCGGCCGGATGCTCAACGTCGCCGTCTTCGGCGCCACGATCAGCTACGCCCTCATGGCCCTCTCCCACCTGGTGCTGCGCCGCCGCGAACCGGAGCTGCCGCGGCCGTACCGCACCCCCGGCGGCGCGCTCACCTCCTCCGTGGCCTTCGTTCTGGCATGCTCGGCCCTGGTGGCGACCTTCCTGGTGGACCGCGACGCGGCGTTCATCGCGCTCGGCGTGTACGCGGTGGCGCTGGCCTACTTCGCGTTCTACAGCCGTCACCGGCTGGTCGCGGGGGCCCCGGAGGAGGAGTTCGCCGCACTGGCGGCGGCCGAGGCGGAACTCGCCCGCGACTGA